One Perognathus longimembris pacificus isolate PPM17 chromosome 13, ASM2315922v1, whole genome shotgun sequence genomic window, AATAAACAAAGCTGTCCCATAAAACAGAGTGACCGCAGTGAGgtgggaggtgcaggtggagaaggccttgtGGCGGCCCTCTGTGGAGCGCATCTTCAGGATGGTGATGAGGATGTAGATGTAGGAGATGGCTATGACAATCACTGTGACCACAAGGATGGAGCCAGCAGTGAGTGTGGAAAGAAGTATGAGGACACTGTCTTCAGAACAGGCAACTTCAAGTAGAGGAgcaaaatcacaaaagaaatgaTTGATTCTGTTTGATCCACAGaacaccaaagaaaagaaagaaagagaaaaggatgaaGCATTTAAACAACCAGCTACAAATGTAAGCTACTACAAGGAACTGCACACAGACTTGTGTAGACATTTTGGTTGAATAGAGCAGTGGGTTGCAGATGGCCATGAAGCGATCATAGGCCATGGCAGCCAGAAGAAAGCACTCAGCTgccccaaagaaaacaaatgtacacAACT contains:
- the LOC125361548 gene encoding LOW QUALITY PROTEIN: olfactory receptor 478-like (The sequence of the model RefSeq protein was modified relative to this genomic sequence to represent the inferred CDS: deleted 1 base in 1 codon) — translated: MDSLVEGNHTAVTEFILLGLTQDPVLRVILFIIILGIYLVTVLGNLCTILLIRVSTQLHHPMYFFLGHLAFVDILYSSSVTPNMLVNFLVDKNTISYHGCAIQLCTFVFFGAAECFLLAAMAYDRFMAICNPLLYSTKMSTQVCVQFLVVAYICAGCLNASSFSLSFFSLVFCGSNRINHFFCDFAPLLEVACSEDSVLILLSTLTAGSILVVTVIVIAISYIYILITILKMRSTEGRHKAFSTCTSHLTAVTLFYGTALFIYVMPKSSFSTDQNKVISVFYMVVIPMLNPLIYSLRNNEIKGALRRELGRKMFS